A genomic segment from Aegilops tauschii subsp. strangulata cultivar AL8/78 chromosome 1, Aet v6.0, whole genome shotgun sequence encodes:
- the LOC109766247 gene encoding uncharacterized protein: MPPHVVHSRYPSPFTTANQCRSTRGRSTKAMTFNDPVAGVRPTPSPLVFFQFETVRAAWGDSPETTLHHPQPPQPNKMNHTHEEPPERSNSSVQVERWAPSRSSTGCRPRLDWVVVHVRLY, from the exons ATGCCGCCCCACGTCGTTCACAGCCGCTACCCCAGCCCGTTCACCACTGCCAATCAATGCCGTTCAACGAGGGGGCGTTCAACAAAAGCAATG ACCTTCAATGATCCGGTAGCCGGCGTCCGTCCTACTCCATCGCCTTTGGTCTTTTTCCAGTTTGAGACAGTGAGAGCCGCCTGGGGCGACTCGCCGGAGACCACGCTGCACCATCCACAGCCTCCACAA CCCAACAAGATGAACCATACACACGAGGAACCTCCCGAGCGCAGCAACTCCTCCGTCCAAGTCGAGCGCTGGGCGCCGTCCAGGTCGAGCACTGGGTGCCGTCCAA GATTGGATTGGGTTGTAGTGCATGTCAGGCTCTATTGA